In Gammaproteobacteria bacterium (ex Lamellibrachia satsuma), a single genomic region encodes these proteins:
- a CDS encoding DUF2802 domain-containing protein, which yields MMDSAMLNLWITLAVLVIAVLVFIVLSNRQINRTQERLAEAMREVEILKQTVGALCSSSVGVDKRVNRIERHGRDLEERQESMEYQRTGEPPYAEAIRLVQEGAKADRLMDELNISRGEADLIVMLHGMKRNNSPID from the coding sequence ATGATGGATAGCGCCATGCTCAACTTATGGATAACCCTTGCAGTACTGGTGATCGCTGTTTTGGTGTTTATCGTACTCTCAAACAGACAAATCAATCGCACTCAAGAGCGTCTCGCTGAAGCAATGCGTGAGGTGGAGATCCTCAAGCAGACGGTCGGGGCCCTCTGTTCCAGTTCCGTCGGTGTGGATAAACGGGTCAATCGGATTGAACGCCACGGGCGGGATCTGGAAGAGCGGCAGGAGAGCATGGAGTACCAACGGACCGGTGAGCCTCCCTACGCTGAGGCGATTCGTCTGGTTCAGGAGGGCGCCAAGGCCGATAGGCTGATGGATGAGTTGAACATCAGTCGGGGTGAGGCGGATCTGATCGTCATGTTGCACGGCATGAAGCGAAACAACTCCCCCATCGATTGA
- a CDS encoding chemotaxis protein CheW has protein sequence MNTNAAEVDANDSVLQLVTFRLKDESYGINVMKVQEVLRVTEIAPVPGAPPFVLGIINLRGNVVTVIDTRSRFGLPSAELDDSSRIVIIESEKQVVGILVDAVAEVVELNEDEVDAAPNVGNDESSRYIQGVATRENGLLILVDLNKLLTDEEWAEISMF, from the coding sequence ATGAACACAAATGCTGCAGAAGTCGATGCGAATGATTCGGTGCTTCAGTTGGTCACCTTTCGGCTGAAGGATGAGTCATACGGCATCAATGTGATGAAGGTGCAGGAGGTTCTCAGGGTTACCGAGATCGCCCCGGTTCCTGGTGCGCCCCCTTTCGTACTGGGTATCATCAATCTGCGCGGGAACGTGGTTACCGTCATCGATACCCGCAGCCGCTTTGGTCTGCCTTCAGCCGAACTGGACGACTCAAGCCGTATCGTGATCATTGAGTCCGAAAAGCAGGTGGTTGGCATCCTGGTGGATGCGGTGGCGGAAGTGGTGGAACTTAACGAGGACGAGGTCGACGCTGCCCCCAATGTCGGCAATGATGAGAGTTCGCGTTATATCCAGGGCGTGGCAACCCGTGAGAATGGTCTGCTGATCCTGGTGGATCTGAATAAACTGCTGACAGATGAGGAGTGGGCTGAGATCAGCATGTTCTGA
- a CDS encoding chemotaxis protein CheW, with amino-acid sequence MNRQQEKPPTHLAEPDAALSSYLDVLLQEISEIPVEAPVAETKVATQIADITEQTLTEAVSATHVSEEVTAGPATEVASQTVEVTQAVNEPIIPSWAEMPFQVLVFKVGGLNLGIPLTGLVSILEWRDEASVIPGQPDWHLGVLVNRGQKIVVVDTARLVMPERVSDRVPGERQSGGHVLVVGDGGYGLAVDGIAETIMLNAGGVRWRTAQGKRPWLAGTMVEQLSVLLDIDSMLGMISA; translated from the coding sequence TTGAATCGACAACAGGAAAAGCCCCCCACCCATCTTGCGGAGCCGGATGCCGCCCTCAGCAGCTATCTGGATGTGCTGTTGCAGGAGATCAGTGAGATTCCTGTCGAGGCACCGGTCGCCGAAACTAAAGTTGCCACCCAAATAGCCGATATTACGGAACAGACGTTGACGGAGGCTGTTTCCGCCACACATGTGAGTGAGGAGGTGACCGCCGGGCCGGCGACCGAGGTCGCCAGTCAGACCGTTGAGGTCACACAGGCAGTCAATGAGCCGATCATTCCGTCCTGGGCCGAAATGCCTTTTCAGGTGTTGGTGTTCAAGGTAGGAGGGCTGAATTTGGGAATACCTCTGACCGGATTGGTGAGTATTCTTGAGTGGCGGGATGAGGCCTCTGTTATACCGGGCCAGCCCGACTGGCACCTGGGTGTGTTGGTCAATCGCGGGCAGAAGATAGTGGTGGTCGACACCGCTCGTCTGGTGATGCCGGAGAGAGTCAGTGACAGGGTACCGGGTGAACGACAGAGCGGTGGCCATGTATTGGTCGTGGGTGACGGCGGATACGGCCTTGCCGTGGACGGTATTGCAGAGACGATTATGCTGAATGCTGGAGGTGTGCGCTGGCGCACTGCCCAGGGAAAACGTCCCTGGCTGGCCGGAACGATGGTAGAGCAGTTGTCTGTGCTGCTGGATATTGACAGCATGTTGGGCATGATTAGTGCTTAA
- a CDS encoding ParA family protein, translating into MKIWTIANQKGGVGKTTTTVGLGGLLSQWGLRTLLIDIDPHGSLTSYFRYDPDSIEESVYSLFKAVADKQDVDPATLLYKTGTDGLELMPAAMALATLDRQAGRLDGMGLVIKNALARLEDRFDYVLIDCPPVLGILMINALAACEQLIIPVQTEFLALKGLERMLHTLKMVLKARQNSLPYTIVPTMYDQRTRASVDSLKVLRETYQEHLWRGLIPVDTLLREASRAGIPPAMFDPGGRGVSAYTDLLEDLQREVGQPVSAGVGR; encoded by the coding sequence ATGAAGATCTGGACCATCGCCAATCAGAAAGGCGGGGTGGGCAAGACTACCACCACGGTCGGTCTCGGTGGCCTGTTGTCACAGTGGGGTCTCAGAACCCTGCTGATCGATATTGATCCCCACGGTTCATTGACCAGCTATTTTCGTTACGACCCTGACTCCATCGAAGAGAGCGTCTACTCGCTCTTCAAGGCGGTGGCGGACAAACAGGATGTTGATCCAGCGACACTGCTCTACAAGACTGGTACCGATGGATTGGAACTGATGCCCGCTGCCATGGCGCTGGCGACACTCGATCGTCAGGCCGGCAGATTGGACGGCATGGGTCTGGTGATCAAAAACGCCCTTGCCCGGTTGGAAGATCGTTTCGACTATGTATTGATCGACTGTCCACCTGTCCTTGGTATTCTGATGATCAATGCGCTGGCGGCCTGCGAGCAGCTGATTATTCCCGTGCAGACAGAGTTCCTTGCCCTCAAAGGGTTGGAGCGGATGTTGCACACCCTGAAGATGGTACTCAAGGCGCGACAGAATTCGCTGCCCTATACCATCGTCCCCACCATGTACGATCAGCGTACCCGTGCTTCCGTCGACAGCCTGAAGGTGTTGCGTGAGACCTATCAGGAACATCTCTGGCGAGGCCTGATCCCGGTTGACACTCTTTTACGCGAAGCGAGCAGGGCAGGTATTCCTCCCGCAATGTTTGACCCTGGTGGTCGCGGTGTGAGCGCCTATACCGATCTACTCGAAGACCTGCAACGGGAAGTGGGACAGCCGGTCAGTGCCGGAGTCGGACGTTGA
- the motD gene encoding flagellar motor protein MotD, with protein sequence MARRRKRHEEQENHERWVVSYADFITLLFAFFVVMYSISSVNEGKYRVLSQTLTNAFQEPSRSQDPIQIGEISRSSGDPTGAEGSSALIQTETRFGPGTYDDDGSLDSAVDEAQRLSYLAATIGDMLEPYIEKDLVDVSHSDTRVIVDMKNKMLFPSGSAKLSRAAVKVLRDISSILRPLKNQLQIEGYTDNQPIHTPEYPSNWELSAARAASVVHLIARMGVAPGRLAAIGYGEHRPIADNGSKAGRQKNRRVSLVILGMNGDPDRTIILPDGSR encoded by the coding sequence ATGGCGCGCAGGCGTAAACGGCATGAAGAACAGGAGAACCACGAAAGGTGGGTCGTCTCCTATGCGGATTTTATCACCCTGCTGTTTGCGTTTTTTGTCGTGATGTACTCAATATCTTCAGTCAATGAGGGCAAATACCGGGTATTGTCCCAAACCTTGACCAATGCGTTTCAGGAGCCGTCCCGCAGCCAGGACCCGATCCAGATCGGCGAGATCAGCCGCTCCAGCGGAGATCCCACGGGTGCCGAAGGCAGCAGCGCGCTGATCCAGACGGAGACACGTTTCGGTCCCGGCACTTACGATGATGATGGATCACTGGACAGCGCGGTGGATGAGGCGCAGCGTCTGAGCTATCTTGCGGCCACCATTGGTGACATGCTCGAACCCTACATCGAAAAGGATCTGGTCGATGTATCCCACAGCGATACACGGGTGATTGTGGATATGAAGAACAAGATGCTCTTCCCCAGTGGCAGTGCCAAACTCTCCCGTGCCGCAGTAAAGGTTTTGCGGGATATCAGCAGCATTCTGCGACCATTGAAAAATCAGCTGCAGATTGAAGGCTATACGGACAACCAGCCGATCCATACGCCTGAATATCCGTCGAATTGGGAGCTTTCCGCAGCACGCGCGGCCAGTGTCGTGCATCTGATCGCCCGCATGGGTGTGGCCCCTGGACGCCTGGCAGCCATCGGATATGGTGAACATCGCCCGATTGCCGACAATGGCAGCAAGGCCGGTCGGCAGAAGAACCGCCGGGTGAGCCTGGTTATCCTCGGCATGAACGGCGATCCGGATCGGACCATTATCTTACCTGATGGTAGCCGATGA
- a CDS encoding flagellar motor protein: MRVDFLSFIGIIIAFMAVLGGNWLEGGHIDSLVNGPAMIIVIGGTVGAILLQTPVPVFLHALRLSGRVFLPGRINMSPTIKKLVSWSNIARKEGLLGLETISEKESDDFLRKGMQLLVDGSEPEVIRDILEMEVDATEHYDLQAAKVYEGMGGYSPTIGIIGAVMGLIHVMQNLADPAKLGSGIATAFVATIYGVGLANLFLLPIAAKLKTQSLGMTKYREMVVEGVVAIAEGENPRNIEMKLKAFLS; encoded by the coding sequence ATGAGAGTCGACTTTCTCAGCTTTATCGGCATCATCATCGCCTTTATGGCGGTGTTGGGCGGAAATTGGCTTGAAGGCGGACACATCGACTCGCTGGTCAACGGCCCAGCAATGATTATCGTGATTGGCGGTACCGTTGGTGCGATCCTTCTACAGACGCCTGTACCGGTTTTTTTACATGCGCTGAGATTGTCAGGACGTGTGTTCCTGCCTGGCAGGATCAACATGTCCCCGACCATCAAGAAACTTGTCAGCTGGAGCAATATCGCACGCAAAGAGGGTCTGCTCGGGCTGGAAACCATATCCGAGAAGGAATCGGATGACTTTCTGCGTAAAGGCATGCAACTGCTGGTGGACGGCAGTGAACCTGAAGTGATTCGGGATATCCTCGAGATGGAGGTGGATGCCACAGAGCACTACGATCTGCAGGCGGCCAAGGTTTATGAAGGTATGGGTGGCTACTCGCCCACTATCGGTATCATCGGCGCGGTTATGGGTTTGATCCATGTGATGCAAAATCTGGCAGACCCCGCCAAGCTGGGCAGCGGTATCGCCACAGCTTTTGTCGCCACCATCTACGGGGTGGGACTGGCAAATCTGTTTCTACTGCCGATAGCGGCAAAACTGAAGACCCAATCGCTGGGGATGACGAAATACCGTGAAATGGTGGTCGAAGGAGTTGTAGCGATAGCCGAGGGTGAAAATCCACGCAATATTGAGATGAAGCTGAAGGCTTTTCTCTCATAA
- a CDS encoding chemotaxis response regulator protein-glutamate methylesterase, whose amino-acid sequence MQARLKVLVVDDSAFYRHRIGEMLEVAPDLEIAGYAMNGEEAVNLAQQLHPDVITMDVQMPVLDGITAVRHIMARSPTRILMFSALTKAGARETLDALESGAMDFLPKTPDGLKSGESAEVFGEQLRQRVRAVGHGRLPPKSATNTRLGASRLPVGYRQETGPVDMIAIGASTGGPVALQNILTRLPRNFPIPLVVAVHMPAAFTSAYADRLNTVCAIEVKEARDRDPLRPGRVLLAPGGRQMIVEKGVSGSMVRVKDAHGGQIYHPSVDQLLESAARVFGAQALGVVLTGMGADGLEGARKLKSTGAKLWSQDEASCVVYGMPRAVEKAGLVDRVVSLDEIGTMLENLGREQ is encoded by the coding sequence ATGCAGGCCAGGCTGAAAGTCTTAGTCGTCGATGATTCAGCATTTTATCGGCACAGGATTGGTGAGATGCTGGAGGTTGCGCCGGATCTTGAGATAGCTGGTTACGCCATGAATGGCGAAGAGGCGGTCAATCTGGCGCAACAGCTACATCCGGATGTCATCACCATGGATGTGCAGATGCCGGTACTCGATGGCATTACCGCAGTTCGCCACATCATGGCGAGATCCCCGACCCGTATCCTGATGTTTTCGGCACTCACCAAGGCTGGGGCGCGGGAAACGCTTGATGCTTTGGAATCCGGGGCGATGGATTTTCTTCCAAAAACGCCGGATGGTTTGAAATCGGGTGAATCCGCAGAGGTTTTCGGAGAGCAACTCCGACAGCGGGTGAGAGCTGTAGGGCATGGGCGGCTGCCGCCAAAATCCGCAACAAACACAAGACTCGGGGCAAGCCGGTTGCCGGTTGGATACAGGCAGGAGACCGGCCCTGTTGACATGATTGCTATTGGTGCATCAACCGGTGGTCCTGTGGCGCTGCAGAATATTTTGACCCGACTGCCACGGAATTTCCCAATTCCGTTGGTGGTTGCGGTACATATGCCCGCCGCATTCACTTCGGCTTATGCTGACCGTCTCAATACTGTTTGCGCTATTGAAGTGAAGGAGGCGAGGGATCGTGATCCGCTACGTCCCGGCAGGGTACTGTTGGCGCCAGGCGGCAGGCAGATGATAGTGGAAAAGGGAGTCTCGGGTTCAATGGTGAGGGTCAAGGATGCGCATGGGGGACAGATCTACCATCCCAGCGTGGATCAGTTGCTTGAGTCGGCGGCCAGAGTTTTTGGTGCGCAGGCACTGGGCGTAGTTCTGACGGGCATGGGCGCGGATGGTTTGGAGGGGGCACGCAAGTTGAAGTCGACAGGCGCCAAACTCTGGAGCCAGGATGAAGCGAGCTGTGTGGTTTACGGCATGCCCCGGGCGGTTGAAAAAGCGGGTCTTGTGGACCGTGTTGTCTCGCTTGATGAGATCGGGACCATGCTTGAAAATCTGGGTAGAGAACAGTAG